The Anolis carolinensis isolate JA03-04 chromosome 2, rAnoCar3.1.pri, whole genome shotgun sequence genome contains the following window.
aggagtattgtgttccaaaaccctgtattattattattattattattattattattattattaacaacattgaggctgggtggccatctgtcaggggtgcttggactaaatggcccaaggggtctcttccaaccctctttattattgttgttgtttgttgttgttgttgttgttaattattattattgctcggtggccaactatagtccggccctccaacggtccaaaggatcgtgaactggccccctgtttaaaaagtttggggacgcCTGGAATAGAGCATATGCCAGAGGACTTTTAAAACACCCTCAAAATATTCCCGTTTAAAGCCATACCGTACAGTATACACATTTAGTCAGAAATAAGATCCATTGTGTGTACAATGTTGCACAACTTTTCTCAGATTTAACATTTGTGGTGGAGTGAGTCTACTTTCATTGCTTTATCTTTTCACATACAAACTTGTGtgtctgggttttgtttttgtatcGACTGTAGACTGTTCGCTTCCTGACCAAATGTGTGCAGTGTTGTAGCCAGTCTGTTTTACTTGTTGGAACACAATGCCAGTGCAGCTCTGAGGTAAGGCAGTCAAATGAAAAGACTCATGGCATTTTAGTTACTTTAGATCCTAATTATGCATAGGAAGCTATCATTTAAAATCTGTAAATTAACCCAGCCTAGTTGCATTATTGTTGTCATGTTGCCATCAAACTCATTCTTATTCTATGGAAAAGACTAAAGGAAAAGTGATTTTCACTTAATCATTAAGAAAAACTCCCAGATAGTCagcactgttcaacagtggaatatcctGCCTTGGAGGATGGTGGAGTAttttctctggaggattttaaaccaAGGCGGGATTGGCCaactgtcagaggtgctttgattgtatattcctgcatggcagaatggggctggactggatggtccttgcggtcttcccaattctatgattcaatgcttcataaaaggtaaaggttttcccctgacattaagtctagttgtgtccaactctggaggttggtgctcatctccatttctaagtcagagAGCCagttttgtccatagacacctccaaggtcatgtggccagcatgattgcgtggagagccgttaccttcctgctggaacgatacctattaatctactcacatttgcatgttttcgagctgctaggttggcaaaagctggggctaacagcaggagctcactctgctccccggttTCAAACCggagacctttcggtcagtaagttcagcagctcagcggtctaACCCTTAAGGGTTTTTGGATTGTTGCAGTACTGCCACTTACTAAACCACAGTAACCAAAGTTTGTAACCCATGTCTCCTGCAAAATGTGTTTGAGAATTGTATTGTGTTTTCTCCTGCAGGTAGTGAAGGCTCTAATTGTAATGTTGCATAGGCAATGGCTAACAGTCAGAAAAGTGGAAGGAAATTTGTTTGATGTGCGTGGAAAGCAAGTGATTCAGTTTTTACGGGACACTGTTTTGCTCTTGCACAGCCTGTCTCAAAAGGATAAACTCTTCCATGAACATTGCCTGGAAGTGCTCCATCAGTTTGACCATGTCATGCCTGGTGTCAGGGCAATTCTCCGAAAAGCTGGAAAGCTGAAAGCCTGTGAAGGTGAAGTTGCTTGTGTGAAAATTCTATTTTAGTGAATATTAAAATGCCCAGGTCCAgtgcatgtttattcagaagtacAGCCAATTACTTAACGAAATGGGACTTAATGCGATGTAGGTCTATATAGACTTGCAGTCTGGATCTTACTTTATCTTAGTCTTTTCAGTAACATTTGTTTAGTGTGCAGGTTGTTATCATGCTACTACATTTATTCAAAAGAGATTTGCCTCCCTTACTGAAAAGTGGGAATCTTTGAGCTAAATCCACCTAGAACATAGACCAGGCATCCTCAACTTCTACCTGTTTGGACTTCCAACCCTCAGAAGTCTTAGCCACCTTGTtaatcagtggttcttaatctgtaggtcccctggtgttttggccagaaatcccagccattttgctGGCTGTTAGGCCAAAATatctgcggacccacaggttgagaaccactgtgttaagtggtcaggaattctgggaattggaggcccaaacagctggagagctgcagtttgaggatgcctgacccATGGAAGTCAACAGGACCTATTAACTATAACCAACAAATCCCATTAATTTTTCTGGATCTACTTTCAATAGAACTAATTCTGGATTTAACCCTTACTGACACATTTTAATGcagtactattactactattgtaTATTTGAACTGCTTTAATTTTTGAAATAACAGAAAGACAGAACGTGAAGGATGTATGTAAGTCTGTTGCACTTAGGTTTTCTACACAAAACATGCACTCTGCTTTTAGCTGCAGCTTTTGATCAGTGCAAAAGTAGCCGTAGCTGTATTCTTTATGAAAATACTTGAGATTTTTCTCATTTCTGTATTACCCATCAAATTTAAATGTTTTCAGTCCTGAAATTTGTAAGTAAACACATAAAAGAAAACTGACACTTGATAAGGTCTATTTAGCCTCGAAACACAAGTCATTGGTTTCATAGATTAATAGGTTTTCCAGAAATAGATGGGAATTCTGTAACCCTACAGCATGTATTGAGGGATgttgaaagttgtagtccaagaatATCTGGAGGTGTCGCAGTTTGCCCATCCTTGATTTGGAtaatctatatcaggcatgagccaacttcagccctccaggtgagtTAAAGTTGAAATTATGgtagttgaagtcccaaacaactggagggccaaagcttgcccatgcttgatctatacTTAAATAATAGTTGACACATGCCTATTTTTTCCTAAATTTCTTGCACTCATAAAATGTATCCCCTCTGTTTCAGAACTTGCATTGGATGAAGCATATCCTTTGGAGCCAGAAGTTGATGATCAAGAAATGGAATGCAACTAATGATTTGATTGATTAATTTTTGGAAAATGTGGACTCTCTAAAACTAACTGAATACAATATTCTTAAACGTATAGTTTGAAATATAAAATAGGCCAAAAATCAGTTACAAGAAACAATCACAGTGGAAAATActctttttttactgttttattaaaTTGATTTCCCAGCATAATGTAAAATATTAAAGCATTGATATCTGAAGAATGTGATATTAAAAATTACATATTGAAAATATTTCTATACCTTGTGTACTctgacatgtttaaatatttcccATGCTTCTGTTGTTTAATGCAGGAGTGCAAGAGTGATGCTTTTTATGTGCAATACTTTCCTTTTAGGAAAACACAACTTTGCAGTAATATCCTCACTTAATTAGGAAGGAATTCTTTTAAAGTCAGTGAAATTTACCAGACATGTATTGGATTGTTTTGTTAATGTACACCAAGGAGATATATCCCTCAAAGGTTTTTACATTTATAAACTACTTTTTCCATATGAGATTATTTATCTTTTGTAAGATTCAGTACTGTCTTACATAAAAATGGAGCAGCCGTTCTCTAACATGTAATGAAGTCCAAATTTAGTTTGTAACCATTCTTATGTAGTAGGAAAGTATATTACATaatatacagcaggcatgggcaagcttcagccctctaggtgttttggatttcaacttccacaattcctactggccattaggaattgtggaaattgaagtccaaaacacctggagggctgaagtttgctcatgcctgagctAGAGGATGTAGTGCTGTTTTGACAGTGAATTTTAGATCTGCTCTCAGAACCATGTTCATGTTGATAGTGACCTCTGATATACAGTATCTGATACCAGTATGATGTAATGATTTGAACATTGGGCGATGACTTTACAAACCAAgattcagacccccccccccccccttagctatggaaacccactgggtgaccttaagcaagtctctctctcacacacacaagagAAGATAAATTCCTTCTgagcaaatcctgccaagaaaaccctgtgatagggctgCCTTAGGGTTGTTATAAATTagcaataacttgaaggcacacacaacaacaaccattagGAAAACAGCTCAGCACCTCAAATTTGTGTCATTTGGCAAGGCCTTCTCCAACTTTGGGCCCTCCAACCATCTCATTCTATATTAAGGAAAGTTTGCGAAATAGAGAAGATCTCCCTCTGTTTTGGGTCAGAGTCTTTTTGTATCACAATATCATGGGAAATAAATTGTTTCACACAGAAGCTTCTGTATACATTCTGTCTGTCTGAATAGTGTGTGCCTTTCAATACTTCTTCCATCTTATGCAGAATCCTACCAGGGAAGCAAGAGCAGAAGTCTGTTCACAGTTGGAGGCTTTGGGATCTTAACATGAATTCCTCCCCACTCCACGGTGCACCATTACACATGCACTGAGGTTTTAAAATTACTAGCTGAGCAGAAAGGGAAGGGATGTAATTATATAGATGAAGCTTCTGCTCCGTTCTCCATCACCCCACCTCCGAGATCCTCTGTGGCCCAGCCACCATGAAGGCTATCATTTGCTGTTCTTTTCAGACTTTAGGTCTGCCGTTCTTTCATGCAGGTGCTTCATATAAGGAGGTGTAAATTCCTTTCCCTGGTACAAGGCATATCTGAGCTTTTTTCATATAAACCTTATAGCAACAACGCAGAACCTTTCTTCTGTTGCTCCTGAGGAACTAGCTCTTATATTTCTGCTTTTTACATATCCACACTGATTAATTTAGAATATGCGGTATTTCAAGACTGAGTCTTTATCATTTTGGATCGGTTGCTGGCCAGCAAGGCAATTCACCTAAGAACTATGCTAtctgttaaaaaataaaaccttttAGTAGTTAGGTTGTCTTTTTCTGGGAATATACTGAGCTCACATCACAGAACATGGTcttaaaatgtgtgttttaattaCAGGGCATAAGTGCCTGAAAGCGACATCTGGGTGGTTTTTTTGTGTTCTCTTGGTTTCTTATACTTGCATTATGAAAACATTACATACATAGACCCATTTTACAAGGTTATAACTTTGTGGGTTGTAAGTGCTTGTTTGTCTGTTACGATGTCTGCATTACTTCTGATTTTCTCGTAACCTTAAACCTCTAAGAGGACAACAAACAGAATtatttatgggttgctgtgagttttctggcctgtatggccatgttccagaagcattgtctcctgatgtttcgcccacatctatggcaggcattctcagaggtactTCAGAGTGGTAAACACAACTTGCATTGCTTcattgcacacacatatacacacacacatgcatacatgccTTACTGAGCCTTGAAATCAGTAGGCTAAAAATACTTAACCAGATGGTGTCTGCATCACAAAGGTATTTCCAACACGCTGGGGAAAATCTGTTTTAACAAGTGCTTCTTTCCCTTACACTGTCATCTAAAAATAGTTTTATCTGTGTCAGACTTGTGTAGCTGATTCCTGTTTAGTTCAAAAGTTTGCACCTCAGTTGTTCAAGCTGAGAGAAAACCACGTAAAGCCAAAACAGTGTTTGTCCCTCAGAAATTCTGCATTGTTATGACTGAGGAGCAGAGTAGATTTTAACATGGGCTGAGCTGACTTTCATTCTATTTTAGACATAGGTATTAAAGCAAGGGGCGTGTTGTCCttgtgggcaacaagttaaacatgagccagcaatgtgatgtggctgctaagaaagccaatgggattttggcctgcatcaataggggtatagtgtctagatccagggaagtcatgctacctctctattctgccttggtcagaccacacctggaatactgtgtccaattctgggcaccgcaattgaaggtagatgttgacaagctggaatgtgtccagaggaggacaactaaaatgatcaaaggtctggagaacaagccctatgaggagtggcttcaagaactgggcatgtttagcctgcagaagagaaggctaagaggagacatgatagccatgtacaaatatgtgaggggaagtcatagggaggagggagcaagcttgttttctgctgccctgcagactaggacaatggcttcaaactacaggaaaggagattccacctgaacatcaggaagaacttcctcactgtgagagctgttcgacagtggaactctctccccaggactgtggtggaggctccttctttggaagcttttaagcagaggctggatggccatctgtcgggggtgctttgaatgcgatttcctgcctcttggcagggggttggactggatggcccatgaggtctcttccaactctatagttctatgattctaaggagtcCTTGACATTTCCCCTCACTATGTTTTGTAAAATGGCGTCTGGCATATTTTATATCTAAAAGGTATACAGTCATATACAACTGTCATTCCAAGTCACGTCTCTGTGAGTGAGAAAAAATGAGTCCCACTTTCGGTTTCGTGAGGAGCTGGGCGTTGCTTTTCCAATGACTCATGACCAATTCACACAGACAAAAAGAGAAATTGAAGGGCTGGGATTGATCTATGTTACAGAACAAGATATAACTCTGAAAGACTGAGGCTCCCACCAACTCCATTGCTTTCCAAGTACTGTAAGTATATTTATCtacaaacaggaacaaatgccAAGAAAAAAGAAGGCTAAttgcctgaggccaggaatgacaAAGCTTGCGGGGGGAGAGGGGGGGACTGGCCTTTTTCCTCCCCGTGGAGGAGGAGACAGTGCTTTAGGCTGTAGAAAAGACCAGAATTTGGGAAATGCAAGTCACTTTTGAAACCGGTGTTGCATCTACACCagacgtgggcaaacttgggccctccaggtgttttggacttcaactcccacaattcctaacagcctatcggctgttaagaattgtgggaattgaagtccaaaacacctggagggcccaggtttgcctagGCCTGCTCTATACCATAGAATCAATAAGGTTTGACACCACTCTTATTGTCACCATGCAATGGAGACTTGTTTGCAGTGGTCTCTAGCAGAGGAGgctgaagaccttataaaactgcatgtcccatgaatccatagtatTGAGGCATGACAGTAAAAATGGTATCGAGCTGCaatcattctatagtgtagatcatgcatgggcaaactttggccctcctggtgttttggacttcaacccctacaattcctaacagctgataggctgttagggattgtgggagttgaagtccaaaacacctgtagggccaaagcttgcccatgcctggtgtagatgcactttaaACCGAGATAAAGTTAGTTTCAAAGGTgccacaagatccctttgcatgccCTCTGCCTGAAGCTTATTACTAATTTCTCATGAATCAACTTGTTGTCTTTTTCTGACTTCAAACTATTGTTTAAGGTGCCAGGAGGTACGTATAATGCTTCTCCTATTGAGGTGCCTTTGACCTCCTGCTTGATTCGGAGTAGCAAAGGACCTGCTGGAGCTTGTCCTCTGCGCTGTGTCCAGACAAAGAGCCTCAGTATGTGGGAAAGacgtggaggaggaagagaaccCCGGACTAGACAGACAATATATTCTACATATGAAAGATGTATGGTTCACTTATGGGAAAGAAAAGTTGCAGATGCGTTGGCTGTAAAACAAAACGAGCAAAGACGCCAAATCCAGCCCATAGTAGTACTTTTGTCTGGATCAACCAAATTGCATAAAAGGCATCACACTAGCGTATAATGCTTCATATACTTCTTCAAGAGGCACAGGTGATAAAAACATGTCTCCATACCTGGAATAAAATAGCTTGGTCAAACCACAcatggaatgctgtgtccaattctgggcaccgcaattgaagggagatgttgacaagctggaatgtgtctagaggagggcgacgaaaatgatcaagggtctggagaacaagccctatgaagagcggcttaaagagctgggcatgtttagcttgtagaagagaaggctgagaggagacatgatagccatgtataaatatatgaggggaagtcatagggaggagggagcaagcttgttttctgctgccctggagacaagaacgtgaaacaatggctttaaactataggaaaggagattccacctgaacatcaggaagaacttcctcactgtgagagctgttcggcagtggaactctctgccgcggagtatggtggaggctccttctttggaggccactGAATAAAACACCCACACAAGGAGGTAGTAGAGATCTTTTTGCACAATACCCCAAAGTGAGTTATGCTTCTTGGTTCATTCATGTATTGATTATGCTTTGAAAGCAGCAAAAACATTTATATTGATAAACATTTATCAATATATGGATAGACAAGGATAAAGCATCTTCAAATCCCAGACACAGCTATGTGCAGTGCACCTAACTTGATCCAAATATATAGAGTGCATACATATCCCCAAGACAGTTCATAAGTGAATAacaaccctgtttcccccaaaataagacctaccctgaaaataagacctaggatgatttttcagcatttctgaggatgctcgaaatagaAGCCCAATTTCAAAAATAAGTGCTAGATATAGTTCAATTAAAaagtgaattggaaaaataagccTGCccttgaaaacaagccctaacacatcttttggagcaaaaataatataagactctgtcttatttttggggaaatggaATTAATAGGCTGAATCCAAAATCTGTATTCTATGAATCCCTCCCACGTTTTACaaatctttttaatgctttttctcACAGGCCTCAAAATGTATGCTGTGTCTGAATCTCCCTCCAGACCAATTGAAACTTTTGTCTTCATGGACCTGGAAGCAACAGGTTTACCCCCCTCACGACCTAAAATTGCTGAAATGTGTTTGTTTGCTGTGActaggcatgctttggagaaCCTTCAGTACCGTAATTCTCATCCTAAACCTATTCCTCTCTTCCCTCGGGTGGTAGATAAGCTCTGTGTCTGTATTAATCCAGATAAGCCATTCACCCCAATGGCAAGTTCCATAACAGGATTGACTAATGAAATGTTTTCatggaacaaaaaacaaaagttTAACTTAGACATTCTGCACATGATGACAGCTTTTTTCATTCGTCAGCACCCACCAATCTGTTTGGTAGCCCACAATGGCTGCAGCTATGATTTTCCGTTGCTGAAAGCTGAACTGTCTGCACTGGGTCTTTCAGGCCTTGATGGAATCTATTGTGCGGACACTTTAAAAGCCATGAAAGCCCTGGACAAAGAGAACATCCAGCTAAGTCAGTTTATATATGAATCTAAGCAATGTGGCAAGAAGATGAAATATGGACTTCAAGACATGTATTTCAGATTCTACAAAGCATACCCTCCGAACAGTCACAGTGCAGAAGGAGACGTCATTACACTAATCAATATCTTTCAACAAAGTGCCACAGATCTTATGTGGTGGATGGATTCAAATGCAAGGCCTTTTAATACCACTAGAGCCATGTATCAGGACAGTGAGAGACTACCTGACTTTCTCCAAACGCATgagaagattcaacaaatatgtcCCAGTCATTCACAGATAAGGTCACGGCAACAGGTAACACGACGATATTCATTCAGTCATGGCGATACTGAACCAGTGGCTCGCGACTGGGGTCCATTCCATCCTAGGACTTCTGACAGCCCTGATGAAATCAATAATTTGTTGCTTCTGTTTCTTGGGTTAATAATAATCACATGGATTGCATTCGGAAATTCCTATATAATCTAGGAATATGGGTGTCTTTTGAACACTGTACATCAAAAGTTGCAAGATCATACTTTGTGCTTTGATTTGCGTCTTCCTTTTCCAGAGTTTTGGATTTCAAGTATTTTAGAATGTTGGAATGCTTGTAttttcatatacacacataatgagatatcttggagagccAAGTCTAAACATTATCTTTCATCTACACCGTATACCCATAtcttgaaagtaattttataggaaatatttttaataattgtgtccatgaaacaaaatttgggtACACTGAactgtcagaaagcaaaggtgtcattaccTTAGCCAGACCTGTGGATGATTTTGTGTTtctgagtattttggattttggaatgcaaCCTGCAAAATACCAGTACTGTTTTCAACTGAATTGTACATATTGCTACTAATTCATTTGGTGTTTctctgtgctattattattattatttcaaggtGTTGACTTTTGTTCTCATTCTTACACAACATTCCAAATTTAGAAAGTTAGAGTTTATGACAGTAAAACAAAAAACTTGTAAGAGATGTAGGGTTCAAAGTAAACTGGGACTTATGTGATACTTCGCTAAGGCAAACCCTTATGACACCAAAGGGAGTCTACTTCTCTCACTCTGTAGTGTTCAGTGCTACCAGCATTTTGGGCTATGATTGTACAAACAACATTGTTGATATTTTCCTGCAGAGTTACTTGAAACCGTATCAGGATGTGGCATGTACACTACAGCTGTGGCTACAGTTGTGGTCACAATAGCAGTAAAACATGAAAAAATAGGCAATTCTGATCTAAAAGAAAGTTATTATCTGTCTTTGCATTTTCTTTCAGCATGGTTTTGATGTACCTGACCAAAAGTAGCAAAAGAATACAGTGTTTTATTAGGTCCATTTCGGTTGTTTACATGTTATAAAAGCAGAAAACTAGCTTCGGGAAAGGTGCCCTATAATTGCTTCAACCCTCTGGCTGCAATATATCAGTTTTTTGTGTCAGCCAGATGCTGATGTGCTAACATATGCCAACACTGGATTGCATAATCTCAGGTAACTCACCAGTGTCCTGCAAAGTCCACGTGGCCTGCTGCCAATAAAGTTCCTGTAGCAGATGGATTTCATATAATATCCATAGATAGATAATAATGTCAATGaaggatgtgaataatttctgatCGTTCCTTGGATATTTTCATTAGCACTCCTGAACATGGATATTTCCCACACCATATACAGATAAGCAAGCAAATAAGCTACTTTTTAAAGCACTCTGTTGTTTCCATTTCTACAAGAAATGTGCCCTCTAGATTTGTGCTTTGTAACTCGTCTAGTAGCAACTTTACATTAAAAATCATCCCTATTATACATCTTGCAAACTAGAGTCA
Protein-coding sequences here:
- the trex1 gene encoding three-prime repair exonuclease 1, whose product is MYAVSESPSRPIETFVFMDLEATGLPPSRPKIAEMCLFAVTRHALENLQYRNSHPKPIPLFPRVVDKLCVCINPDKPFTPMASSITGLTNEMFSWNKKQKFNLDILHMMTAFFIRQHPPICLVAHNGCSYDFPLLKAELSALGLSGLDGIYCADTLKAMKALDKENIQLSQFIYESKQCGKKMKYGLQDMYFRFYKAYPPNSHSAEGDVITLINIFQQSATDLMWWMDSNARPFNTTRAMYQDSERLPDFLQTHEKIQQICPSHSQIRSRQQVTRRYSFSHGDTEPVARDWGPFHPRTSDSPDEINNLLLLFLGLIIITWIAFGNSYII